A stretch of Planococcus citri chromosome 5, ihPlaCitr1.1, whole genome shotgun sequence DNA encodes these proteins:
- the LOC135848367 gene encoding gastrula zinc finger protein XlCGF62.1-like, with translation MFVFDSESVTTENCDNLYIETVYVIDSPYSKDDQIDANDASDNAEDLEQIPIKSEPEVRLELPKGKKFSTYYRPQLYPCELCHKTFTRACDILNHDDTDHQNIPRTVSCDVCGKLVICDARLRLHKQKFHTEKIYPCNICQKKFVSCKSLSKHYDIHYQQFICSHCDKCFRSKSTLLTHIKKHILKQSFTCDKCDKNFSSKAGLRVHERTHSSVKLFKCDKCGFAAKHQSGIYIHMITRHKVEESIVCELCGKSFKNKMRLNEHHKRKHQTPKRYACDKCDHKFKQMYQLRVHYRTHTGEKPFICEVCGKGFTRSDGLKEHNVRVHLEPVVD, from the coding sequence GATAGCGAATCCGTAACGACTGAAAACTGCGACAATCTTTATATCGAAACCGTTTACGTCATTGATTCGCCCTACTCGAAAGATGATCAAATCGATGCAAACGATGCGAGCGATAACGCCGAAGACCTCGAGCAAATCCCAATTAAAAGTGAACCCGAGGTACGACTCGAACTgccaaaaggaaaaaaattcagtacttACTACAGACCTCAACTTTATCCTTGCGAACTGTGTCATAAAACTTTCACTCGAGCTTGCGATATTTTAAATCACGATGATACAGATCATCAGAACATACCACGTACGGTGAGCTGTGACGTTTGCGGCAAACTAGTCATATGCGATGCTCGATTGAGGCTTCATAAACAGAAATTCCATACAGAGAAAATCTATCCTTGTAATATTTGCCAAAAGAAATTCGTCTCTTGTAAATCGCTGAGTAAGCATTACGATATACATTACCAGCAGTTCATTTGCAGTCACTGCGATAAATGTTTCCGGTCGAAGAGTACGTTGTTGACGCATATTAAAAAACATATCTTAAAACAATCTTTCACTTGTGACAAATGcgataaaaatttctcaagtaagGCAGGATTGCGTGTTCACGAAAGGACTCATTCTTCTGTTAAGCTTTTCAAATGTGATAAATGCGGGTTCGCCGCTAAACACCAAAGCGGTATTTATATTCATATGATAACTCGACACAAAGTAGAAGAATCAATTGTCTGCGAATTGTGCGgtaaatcgtttaaaaataaaatgcgtTTAAATGAACATCATAAACGGAAACACCAGACGCCCAAACGGTACGCTTGCGATAAATGTGATCATAAATTCAAACAAATGTATCAGCTCAGAGTTCATTACAGAACGCACACCGGGGAAAAACCGTTCATTTGCGAAGTCTGTGGTAAAGGATTTACTCGAAGTGATGGCTTAAAAGAGCATAATGTTCGTGTCCATCTTGAACCTGTTGTCGATTAA